The following proteins are co-located in the Clavibacter capsici genome:
- the dnaA gene encoding chromosomal replication initiator protein DnaA, with protein sequence MSDRSDPTHAIWQKVLSALTADDRITPQLHGFISLVEPKGVMTGTLYLEVPNDLTRGMLEQRIRVPLLNAIGSLDEAAGVSNFAIVVNPEIAQDAFAQHPEPAAEQPYIETPTITAPTDNPGLPASPSRGDSRLNPKYGFDTFVIGGSNRFAHAAAVAVAEAPAKAYNPLFIYGDSGLGKTHLLHAIGHYAISLYPGIRVRYVSSEEFTNDFINSIANNRSSLFQSRYRDNDILLIDDIQFLQGKDSTQEAFFHTFNTLHDHNKQVVITSDLPPKHLTGFEDRMRSRFEWGLITDVQAPDLETRIAILRKKAQSEKLQVPDDILEYMATKVTSNIRELEGTLIRVTAFASLNKTPVDLALVQTVLKDLITLDEDNVIAPVDIINHTAAYFKLTVDDLYGSSRSQAVATARQIAMYLCRELTNLSLPKIGQLFGNRDHTTVMYANKKITELMKERRSIYNQVTELTSRIKQNHRYGKM encoded by the coding sequence ATGTCCGACCGCTCCGACCCGACGCACGCGATCTGGCAGAAGGTGCTGTCCGCCCTGACCGCGGACGACCGCATCACGCCGCAGCTGCACGGCTTCATCAGCCTGGTCGAGCCGAAGGGCGTCATGACCGGCACCCTCTACCTCGAGGTGCCCAACGACCTCACCCGCGGGATGCTCGAGCAGCGCATCCGCGTGCCCCTCCTCAACGCCATCGGCTCGCTCGACGAGGCGGCCGGCGTGAGCAACTTCGCCATCGTCGTCAACCCGGAGATCGCGCAGGACGCCTTCGCGCAGCATCCCGAGCCGGCGGCGGAACAGCCCTACATCGAGACGCCGACCATCACCGCGCCGACCGACAACCCCGGCCTGCCTGCGTCACCGTCCCGCGGCGACTCCCGGCTCAACCCGAAGTACGGCTTCGACACCTTCGTCATCGGCGGATCCAACCGCTTCGCGCACGCGGCCGCCGTGGCCGTGGCGGAGGCGCCGGCCAAGGCGTACAACCCCCTCTTCATCTACGGCGACTCGGGGCTGGGCAAGACCCACCTGCTTCACGCGATCGGCCACTACGCCATCAGCCTGTACCCCGGGATCCGCGTGCGGTACGTGAGCTCCGAGGAGTTCACCAACGACTTCATCAACTCGATCGCGAACAACCGCTCCTCGCTGTTCCAGTCCCGCTACCGCGACAACGACATCCTGCTGATCGACGACATCCAGTTCCTCCAGGGCAAGGACTCCACCCAGGAGGCCTTCTTCCACACCTTCAACACGCTGCACGACCACAACAAGCAGGTGGTCATCACGAGCGACCTCCCGCCGAAGCACCTCACGGGCTTCGAGGACCGGATGCGCTCGCGCTTCGAGTGGGGCCTGATCACCGACGTGCAGGCCCCCGACCTGGAGACGCGCATCGCGATCCTCCGCAAGAAGGCGCAGAGCGAGAAGCTGCAGGTGCCGGACGACATCCTCGAGTACATGGCCACCAAGGTCACCTCGAACATCCGCGAGCTCGAGGGCACCCTCATCCGCGTCACGGCGTTCGCCAGCCTGAACAAGACCCCGGTCGACCTGGCGCTCGTGCAGACGGTGCTGAAGGACCTCATCACGCTCGACGAGGACAACGTCATCGCGCCGGTCGACATCATCAACCACACCGCGGCCTACTTCAAGCTGACCGTCGACGACCTCTACGGATCGTCTCGCTCGCAGGCCGTGGCCACCGCCCGGCAGATCGCCATGTACCTGTGCCGGGAGCTGACGAACCTGTCGCTGCCCAAGATCGGCCAGCTGTTCGGCAACCGCGACCACACCACCGTCATGTACGCGAACAAGAAGATCACCGAGCTCATGAAGGAGCGCCGGTCGATCTACAACCAGGTCACGGAGCTCACCAGCCGGATCAAGCAGAACCACCGCTACGGCAAGATGTGA
- the dnaN gene encoding DNA polymerase III subunit beta, giving the protein MKFQVNRDVFSEAVSFAVKLLPQRTTLPILSGVLIEATEDGLTLSSFDYEVSARTQIQADIEESGRVLVSGRLLADIANRLPNAPVRFTTDESKITVSCGSAHFTLLSMPVEEYPTLPQISEQSGLLPAEQFAAAVSQVAVAASRDDVTPVITGVQLEVGESSLGLIATDRYRVAVREIDWDGGDSGNDGTSRTALVPARTLQEIGKTFGHSGTISVAITDTDDRQLIAFSADRKTVTSLLIRGNFPPVKRLFPETVDNYAVINTADLIEATRRVQLVLEREAALRFTFTIDGLTLEAIGSEHAQASESIDALLTGVDTVVSLKPQFLLDGLGAVHSEFVRLSFTKTDNPNKPGPVLITSQSSKDQAGADNYRYLLQPNLLLR; this is encoded by the coding sequence GTGAAGTTCCAAGTCAACAGGGACGTCTTCAGCGAGGCGGTGTCCTTCGCCGTCAAGCTCCTCCCGCAGCGCACGACCCTGCCGATCCTGAGCGGTGTGCTCATCGAGGCGACCGAGGACGGGCTGACGCTGTCGTCGTTCGACTACGAGGTCTCCGCTCGCACGCAGATCCAGGCGGACATCGAGGAGTCCGGGCGGGTGCTGGTCTCCGGTCGGCTCCTGGCGGACATCGCCAACCGCCTGCCGAACGCACCGGTGCGATTCACCACCGACGAGTCCAAGATCACCGTCTCGTGCGGATCCGCGCACTTCACGCTGTTGAGCATGCCCGTCGAGGAGTACCCGACGCTGCCGCAGATCTCCGAGCAGTCCGGGCTCCTCCCCGCCGAGCAGTTCGCCGCCGCCGTCTCGCAGGTGGCCGTCGCGGCGTCCCGCGACGACGTCACCCCCGTCATCACCGGCGTCCAGCTCGAGGTGGGGGAGAGCAGCCTCGGACTCATCGCCACGGACCGCTACCGCGTCGCCGTGCGCGAGATCGATTGGGACGGTGGCGACTCCGGCAACGACGGGACCAGCCGCACGGCGCTCGTGCCGGCCCGCACGCTGCAGGAGATCGGCAAGACCTTCGGCCACAGCGGCACGATCTCGGTGGCGATCACCGACACGGACGACCGTCAGCTCATCGCGTTCAGCGCCGACAGGAAGACCGTCACCTCGCTGCTCATCCGCGGCAACTTCCCGCCGGTCAAGCGCCTGTTCCCCGAGACGGTCGACAACTACGCGGTCATCAACACCGCGGACCTCATCGAGGCCACCCGCCGCGTCCAGCTCGTGCTGGAGCGCGAGGCGGCGCTGCGCTTCACCTTCACCATCGACGGCCTCACCCTGGAGGCCATCGGCTCCGAGCACGCGCAGGCATCGGAGAGCATCGACGCCCTCCTCACCGGCGTGGACACCGTGGTCTCGCTCAAGCCGCAGTTCCTGCTGGACGGCCTGGGTGCCGTCCACTCCGAGTTCGTCCGCCTGTCGTTCACGAAGACGGACAACCCGAACAAGCCCGGTCCGGTGCTGATCACGAGTCAGTCGTCCAAGGACCAGGCTGGGGCAGACAACTACCGGTACCTGCTGCAGCCCAACCTGCTGCTCCGCTAG
- the gnd gene encoding phosphogluconate dehydrogenase (NAD(+)-dependent, decarboxylating) yields the protein MHIGLVGLGKMGARMRARLEKNGIEVTGYDTNPDVSDVATLEDLAAALPAPRLVWVMVPAGKVTQNVVGDLARILEPGDLVIDGGNSKFTDDFAHAGLLKDKGIDFVDAGVSGGVWGLENGYGLMVGGPAEQVQRAMPVFDALRPEGPREEGFVHVGDSGAGHYAKMVHNGIEYAMMQSFAEGYELLAARKDIIKDVTGTFEAWQRGTVVRSWLLELLVKALKEDPGFEDIEGFVQDSGEGRWTIEEALNNAVPMPAISASIFARFSSRQEDSPAMKAVAALRNQFGGHSVQKKS from the coding sequence ATGCACATCGGACTCGTCGGACTCGGCAAGATGGGCGCTCGCATGCGCGCGCGCCTCGAGAAGAACGGCATCGAGGTGACCGGCTACGACACCAATCCCGACGTCTCGGACGTAGCCACCCTCGAGGACCTCGCTGCGGCGCTGCCTGCGCCCCGTCTCGTCTGGGTCATGGTGCCGGCCGGCAAGGTCACGCAGAACGTGGTGGGCGACCTCGCCCGCATCCTCGAGCCCGGCGACCTGGTGATCGACGGCGGCAACTCGAAGTTCACCGACGACTTCGCCCACGCGGGCCTGCTCAAGGACAAGGGCATCGACTTCGTCGACGCCGGCGTCTCGGGCGGCGTCTGGGGTCTGGAGAACGGCTACGGCCTGATGGTCGGCGGACCCGCGGAGCAGGTCCAGCGCGCGATGCCCGTCTTCGACGCGCTCCGCCCCGAGGGCCCTCGCGAGGAGGGCTTCGTGCACGTCGGCGACTCCGGCGCCGGGCACTACGCGAAGATGGTCCACAACGGGATCGAGTACGCGATGATGCAGTCGTTCGCCGAGGGCTACGAGCTCCTCGCGGCGCGCAAGGACATCATCAAGGACGTCACCGGCACGTTCGAGGCCTGGCAGCGCGGCACCGTCGTCCGCTCCTGGCTGCTCGAGCTGCTGGTCAAGGCGCTCAAGGAGGACCCGGGCTTCGAGGACATCGAGGGCTTCGTGCAGGACTCCGGCGAGGGCCGTTGGACGATCGAGGAGGCGCTCAACAACGCCGTGCCGATGCCGGCGATCAGCGCGTCGATCTTCGCGCGCTTCTCCTCCCGCCAGGAGGACTCCCCGGCCATGAAGGCCGTCGCGGCGCTGCGCAACCAGTTCGGCGGCCACTCGGTGCAGAAGAAGTCCTGA